From a single Oreochromis niloticus isolate F11D_XX linkage group LG3, O_niloticus_UMD_NMBU, whole genome shotgun sequence genomic region:
- the LOC102081166 gene encoding uncharacterized protein LOC102081166 — MMSKKRAFFEAPPHASLLFQRKRSVLHVDFIQMAEKQKPQCGVELEPNQFYCSVCLDLLKDPVTIQCGHTYCRSCIEGCWDQECEKGTYSCPQCREAFSPRPVLGRNTMLAEVVEKLKRTVAQQVRPASPLAGPTDIACDFCCGTRRNKATMSCLTCLASYCPAHLEPHYSFPVLKPHQLVSATVPLKEKICAKHNKLMEVYCKTDRRCICYLCTMDDHRRHSTVSAAAERAAEQVTLGEIQSAVKLRFQERQEELNELVQAVKDFEICCQTAVKSNDQLFDKLISSIQKKRASIKELIETRQKTAVAETEDLQMQLEVEIAKLRRRDADLEQLSHTADHIHFIQIFQSLSISCESQDLPRGAVVRPKRSMKTVTDCLSDLTYDMKKLLETTWPKISATVSVTDVVLPPVPKTREELLHYHCPLTLDPNSVNSYLYLSLDSQRVTSGYYDYFHSHSDRFSSVKQVLCREGLTGRCYWEVSWSGGVWSVAASYKNISRTSSDSEFGKNDKSWSLECSADGYTFRHNSVTRAVSGPRTSQIGVYLDYKSGTLSFYSISDTMTLLHKEHTVFTQPLFPGLGLKELVSGCYAEMKKLKPRCAPVDFIQMAEKWQQQQRAVELDLYQFYCSVCLDLLKDPVSIQCGHTYCRSCIEGCWDQEKEKGTYSCPQCRETFTPRPVLGRNNIVAEVVEKLKRTVTQQARPSSPLVPAGPTDIACDFCCGTRRNKATMSCLTCLASYCPAHLEPHHSFPVLKLHQLVSATVPLKEKICAKHNKLMEVYCKTDQRCICYLCTMDDHWCHSTLSAAAERAAEQGQLFLSHSAVKRKSQERQKELNELVQAVKDFKVCCQTAMKSKDKLFNELISSIQKQHTLIKQLIEAREKLAVVRAEALQLQLEEEIARLKKRDADLEQLSHTQDHIHFIQLFKSLSISCESPDLPTGAVVRPQQSVETLTECLTQLRDDMKKLLETAWPKISATVFGINVVLPPVPKTREEFLCYHCPLTLDPNSVNKYLDLSQDFQRVTSGSYEHFHSSHSDRFGGVKQVLCREGLTGRCYWEVSWSGGVWSVAASYKNISRTSFDSEFGKNDKSWSLECSANGYTFRHNSVTKAVSGPRTSQIGVYLDYKSGTLSFYSISDTMTLLHKVRTVFTQPLYPGLGLKELVSGCYSEMKKL; from the exons ATGATGAGTAAGAAACGCGCGTTTTTTGAAGCCCCGCCTCATGCTTCGCTGCTTTTTCAGAGAAAACGAAGTGTTCTTCACGTGGATTTCATCCAAATGGCAGAGAAACAGAAGCCGCAGTGTGGCGTCGAGTTAGAGCCGAATCAGTTTTACTGCTCGGTATGTCTGGACCTGCTCAAAGATCCCGTCACCATCCAGTGTGGACACACTTACTGCAGAAGCTGTATCGAGGGATGCTGGGACCAGGAATGTGAAAAGGGAACGTACAGCTGTCCTCAGTGTAGGGAGGCCTTCAGCCCAAGGCCTGTCCTCGGGAGGAACACCATGCTGGCTGAG GTTGTAGAGAAGCTGAAGAGGACAGTAGCCCAACAGGTCCGTCCAGCTTCTCCTCTTGCAGGACCAACAGACATTGCCTGTGATTTCTGTTGTGGGACCAGAAGAAACAAAGCCACCATGTCTTGCCTGACCTGCTTGGCATCGTACTGTCCGGCTCATCTTGAGCCTCACTACAGTTTTCCTGTGCTGAAGCCTCACCAGCTGGTGTCTGCTACAGTGccattaaaggaaaaaatatgTGCAAAGCACAACAAGCTGATGGAGGTTTACTGTAAGACTGATCGAAGGTGTATCTGCTATTTGTGCACCATGGATGATCATAGGCGCCACTCAACAGtgtcagctgcagcagaaagagcTGCGGAGCAG GTAACACTTGGTGAGATCCAGAGTGCAGTCAAGCTGAGATTCCAGGAGAGACAAGAGGAGCTGAATGAGCTTGTCCAAGCTGTGAAGGACTTCGAG ATTTGTTGTCAGACTGCTGTGAAGTCCAATGACCAGCTCTTTGACAAGCTGATCTCCTCCATCCAAAAAAAACGTGCTTCAATAAAGGAGTTGATTGAAACTCGGCAGAAAACTGCAGTAGCTGAGACAGAAGATCTGCAGATGCAGCTGGAGGTGGAGATAGCCAAGCTGAGGAGAAGAGACGCTGACCTGGAGCAGCTTTCCCACACAGCTGACCATATTCAtttcattcag ATCTTCCAGTCTCTCTCCATCTCATGTGAATCGCAGGACCTGCCAAGAGGCGCTGTTGTTCGTCCTAAACGTTCAATGAAAACAGTGACTGACTGTCTATCTGACCTGACATATGACATGAAAAAGCTTCTGGAGACTACATGGCCGAAAATCTCTGCCACAG TGTCTGTTACAGATGTTGTGCTGCCACCTGTGCCAAAGACCAGGGAAGAGTTATTGCACT ATCACTGTCCTCTAACACTGGATCCCAACTCGGTCAACAGTTACTTGTACCTTTCATTAGATTCTCAACGAGTGACGAGTGGCTACTATGACTATTTTCATTCTCACTCGGACAGGTTTAGTAGTGTGAAGCAGGTGCTGTGCAGAGAGGGTTTAACAGGGCGGTGCTATTGGGAGGTCAGTTGGAGTGGTGGCGTCTGGTCAGTGGCAGCGTCTTACAAAAACATCAGCCGAACATCATCTGACTCAGAATTTGGGAAGAATGATAAGTCCTGGAGTTTGGAGTGCTCTGCAGACGGTTACACTTTCAGACATAACTCAGTAACCAGGGCGGTGTCAGGTCCTCGTACCTCTCAGATTGGAGTGTATCTGGATTACAAGTCAGGTACTCTGTCGTTTTACAGCATCTCTGACACCATGACTCTGCTTCACAAAGAGCACACAGTATTCACTCAGCCTCTCTTTCCTGGCCTTGGGCTGAAGGAATTAGTCTCTGGCTGTTATGCAGAAATGAAAAAGTTG AAACCCCGCTGTGCACCTGTGGACTTCATCCAAATGGCAGAGaagtggcagcagcagcagcgtgcCGTCGAGTTGGACCTGTATCAGTTTTACTGCTCGGTATGTCTGGACCTGCTCAAAGATCCCGTCAGCATCCAGTGTGGACACACTTACTGCAGAAGCTGTATCGAGGGATGCTGGGACCAGGAAAAAGAGAAGGGAACGTACAGCTGTCCTCAGTGCAGGGAGACCTTCACCCCAAGGCCTGTCCTCGGGAGGAACAACATAGTGGCTGAG GTTGTAGAGAAGCTGAAGAGGACAGTAACCCAACAGGCCCGTCCATCTTCTCCTCTTGTTCCTGCAGGACCAACAGACATTGCCTGTGATTTCTGTTGTGGGACCAGAAGAAACAAAGCCACCATGTCTTGCCTGACCTGCTTGGCATCGTACTGTCCGGCTCATCTTGAGCCTCACCACAGTTTTCCTGTGCTGAAGCTTCACCAGCTGGTGTCTGCTACAGTGccattaaaggaaaaaatatgTGCAAAGCACAACAAGCTGATGGAGGTTTACTGTAAGACTGATCAAAGGTGTATCTGCTATTTGTGCACCATGGATGATCACTGGTGCCACTCAACACtgtcagctgcagcagaaagagcTGCTGAGCAG GGACAACTTTTTCTGAGTCACAGTGCAGTTAAGCGGAAATCCCAGGAGAGACAAAAAGAGCTGAATGAGCTGGTCCAAGCTGTGAAGGACTTCAAG GTTTGTTGTCAGACTGCAATGAAGTCCAAAGACAAGCTCTTTAATGAGCTGATCTCCTCCATACAAAAGCAACATACTTTAATAAAGCAGCTGATTGAAGCTCGAGAGAAACTAGCAGTTGTTCGCGCAGAAgctctgcagctgcagctggagGAGGAAATCGCCAGGCTGAAGAAAAGAGACGCCGACCTGGAACAGCTTTCTCATACACAAGATCACATTCATTTCATTCAG ctCTTCAAGTCTCTCTCCATCTCGTGTGAATCTCCAGACTTGCCAACAGGTGCTGTTGTTCGTCCTCAGCAATCAGTGGAAACCCTGACCGAATGTCTGACTCAGCTGAGAGATGACATGAAGAAGCTTCTGGAGACCGCATGGCCCAAGATCTCTGCAACAG TTTTCGGTATAAATGTTGTGCTGCCACCTGTGCCAAAGACCAGGGAAGAGTTTTTGTGCT ATCACTGTCCTCTAACACTGGATCCCAACTCGGTCAACAAATACTTGGACCTTTCACAAGATTTTCAACGAGTGACGAGTGGCTCCTATGAGCATTTTCATTCATCTCACTCGGACAGGTTTGGAGGTGTGAAGCAGGTGCTGTGCAGAGAGGGTTTAACAGGGCGGTGCTATTGGGAGGTCAGTTGGAGTGGTGGCGTTTGGTCAGTGGCAGCGTCTTACAAAAACATCAGCCGAACATCATTCGACTCAGAATTTGGGAAGAATGACAAGTCCTGGAGTTTGGAGTGCTCGGCAAATGGGTATACTTTCAGACATAATTCAGTAACCAAGGCGGTGTCAGGTCCTCGTACCTCTCAGATTGGAGTGTATCTGGATTACAAGTCAGGTACTCTGTCGTTTTACAGCATCTCTGACACCATGACTCTGCTTCACAAAGTGCGCACAGTATTCACTCAGCCTCTCTATCCTGGCCTTGGGCTGAAGGAATTAGTCTCTGGCTGTTATTCAGAAATGAAAAAGTTGTGA
- the LOC102077741 gene encoding E3 ubiquitin/ISG15 ligase TRIM25: protein MAEKWQQQCGVELEPDQFYCSVCLDLLKDPVTIQCGHTYCRICIEGCWDQENEKGTYSCPRCRETFSPRPVLGRNTMLAEVVEKLKRTVAQQVRPASPLAPAGPTDIACDFCCGTRRNKATMSCLTCLASYCPAHLEPHYSFPVLKLHQLVSATVPLKEKICAKHNKLMEVYCKTDRSCICYLCTMDDHRRHSTVSAAAERAAEQVTLGEIQSAVKLRFQERQEELNELVQAVKDFETCCQTAVKSNDELFDKLISSIQQKHASMKELIETRQKTAVADTKDLQMQLEEEIAKLSRRDADLEQLSHTADHIHFIQIFQSLSISCESQDLPRGAVVHPKRSIKTVTDCLSDLTYDMKKLLETTWPKISATVSVTDFVLLLVPKTRRDLLRYHCPLTLDPNSVNKCFVISRQSKRVTSGSYEHFHSSHSDRFGGVRQVLCREGLTGRCYWEVSWSGGVWSVAASYKNISRTSSDSEFGKNDKSWSLECSTDGYTFRHNSVTRAVSGPRTSQIGVYLDYKSGTLSFYSISDTMTLLLKVRTVFTQPLYPGLGLKEGGSGCYAEVKKF from the exons ATGGCAGAGAAgtggcagcagcagtgtggcGTCGAGTTAGAGCCGGATCAGTTTTACTGCTCAGTATGTCTGGACCTGCTCAAAGATCCCGTCACCATCCAGTGTGGACACACTTACTGCAGAATCTGTATCGAGGGATGCTGGGACCAGGAAAATGAAAAGGGAACGTACAGCTGTCCTCGGTGTAGGGAGACCTTCAGCCCAAGGCCTGTCCTCGGGAGGAACACCATGCTGGCTGAA GTTGTAGAGAAGCTGAAGAGGACAGTAGCCCAACAGGTCCGTCCAGCTTCTCCTCTTGCTCCTGCAGGACCAACAGACATTGCCTGTGATTTCTGTTGTGGGACCAGAAGAAACAAAGCCACCATGTCTTGCCTGACCTGCTTGGCATCGTACTGTCCTGCTCATCTTGAGCCTCACTACAGTTTTCCTGTGCTGAAGCTTCACCAGCTGGTGTCTGCTACAGTGccattaaaggaaaaaatatgTGCAAAGCACAACAAGCTGATGGAGGTTTACTGTAAGACTGATCGAAGTTGTATCTGCTATTTGTGCACCATGGATGATCATAGGCGCCACTCAACAGtgtcagctgcagcagaaagagcTGCTGAGCAG GTAACACTTGGTGAGATCCAGAGTGCAGTCAAGCTGAGATTCCAGGAGAGACAAGAGGAGCTGAATGAGCTTGTCCAAGCTGTGAAGGACTTCGAG ACTTGTTGTCAGACTGCTGTGAAGTCCAATGACGAGCTCTTTGACAAGCTGATCTCCTCCATCCaacaaaaacatgcttcaaTGAAGGAGTTGATTGAAACTCGGCAGAAAACTGCAGTAGCTGATACAAAAGATCTGCAGatgcagctggaggaggagataGCCAAGCTGAGTAGAAGAGACGCTGACCTGGAGCAGCTTTCCCACACAGCTGACCATATTCATTTCATTCAG ATCTTCCAGTCTCTCTCCATCTCATGTGAATCGCAGGACCTGCCAAGAGGCGCTGTTGTTCATCCTAAACGTTCAATAAAGACAGTGACTGACTGTCTGTCTGACCTGACATATGACATGAAAAAGCTTCTGGAGACCACATGGCCAAAAATCTCTGCCACAG TGTCTGTTACAGATTTTGTGCTGCTACTTGTGCCAAAGACCAGGAGAGATTTATTGCGCT ATCACTGTCCTCTAACACTGGATCCCAACTCTGTCAACAAATGCTTTGTCATTTCACGGCAATCTAAACGAGTGACGAGTGGCTCCTATGAGCATTTTCATTCATCTCACTCGGACAGGTTTGGAGGTGTGAGGCAGGTGCTGTGCAGAGAGGGTTTAACAGGGCGGTGCTATTGGGAGGTCAGTTGGAGTGGTGGCGTCTGGTCAGTGGCAGCGTCTTACAAAAACATCAGCCGAACATCATCTGACTCAGAATTTGGGAAGAATGATAAGTCCTGGAGTTTGGAGTGCTCTACAGACGGTTACACTTTCAGACATAACTCAGTAACCAGGGCGGTGTCAGGTCCTCGTACCTCTCAGATTGGAGTGTATCTGGATTACAAGTCAGGTACTCTGTCGTTTTACAGCATCTCTGACACCATGACTCTGCTTCTCAAGGTGCGCACAGTATTCACTCAGCCTCTCTATCCTGGccttgggctgaaggaaggaggCTCTGGCTGTTATGCAGAAGTGAAGAAGTTCTGA